ACCCTCGCCCTGACCAGCGCGGCCACCGCCGTGGCCCTGATGACGTACACGGCCCCGATGGTCACGCTCCCGGGCACGGCCGCCGCCCTGCACACCCCGCTCTCCGGCCAGGCCTGGCTGCTGAACGGCACCCCGCTCGGCCTCGCCGCCCTGCTGCTGGTGGCCGGCAGCCTCGCCGACGACTACGGCCGCCGCCGGATCTTCCTCGGCGGCACCCTGGTCCTCGGCCTCACCACCGCGCTCGGCGCCTTCACGACGTCGACCTGGCAGTTCACCCTCGCCCGCATCGCCCAGGGAGCGGCGAGCGCGGCGATCCTGGCGAGCAGCCTCGGCCTGCTGGTGGCGGCCTTCCCCTCACCGCGCGGCCGGCTGCACGCGACCGGCGTGTGGGGCGCCTTCGTCAGCGGCGGCATCGCGGCCGGCCCGCTGGTCGCGGGCGCGCTGCCGAGCTGGCGGGTGGCGTACGGCGTCCTGGGCGCCGCGGCCGTCGTGCTGGCCGCGCTCGGCACCCGTGCGCTCACCGAGTCCCGTGCCCCGCGCGGCGGCCGGCCGGACATCCTCGGCGCGCTGACCTTCGGCCTGGCGCTGGTGGCCCTGGTAGCGGCCCTGACTCTGGGCCGCGACGGCTGGCTGCGCGCACCCGTCGGACTCCTCTTCGCGGCCGCCATAGCCCTGATCGCGGTCTTCGCCGCGGTGGAACACCGCACCCGCACGCCGATGATCGACCTCGGCCTGCTGCGCCACGCCCGCTTCCTGGCCTCGTCGGCCGGCGGTCTGTTCACCGGCCTCGCGGTGATCGGCCTGTTCAGCTTCCTGCCTGCGCTGCTCCAGCAGACGCTCCGGCTGTCCCCCATGGACACCGCCTGGCTGCTCCTGCTCTGGTCCGGACTGAGCTTCGCGGTCGCCCTCCAGGTCAAGCACCTGGCCGGCCGGATCGCCCCGCGCGTCCAGCTCGCCGTCGGCTTCACCCTGCACACCATCGCCGTCCTGACCATGCTGGGCGCCGTCGGCTCCGGCTCCTGGACCCGGCTGCTGCCCGGCCTGATCATCGGCGGAGTGGGCAGCGGCCTGCTGAACGGCGCGCTGCCGTTGCTGGCCGTCGAATCGGTCCCGCGCGAGCGCGCCGCGATGGGCTCCGGCGCCCAGCAGACCTTCCGCTACATCGGCTCCTGCGCCGGCGTCGCCCTGACCATCGCCCTCGCCACCTCGGCCCACACCCTGGCCCAGGGCGCGAACATCGCCCTGCTGGTGTCGGCGGGGCTGGCGGCGGTGGGGGCGGTGAGTGTGGTGGTGTCGCGGGAGGGGTGAGTCCTGGGATCCCCGAGTTCACCGAGCCGGTAGCGGGTCGCTCACCCGAGCCGGTATCGGGTCGCCCACTCTCCTTCGCGCGGGTCCGGTAGCGGGTCGGTCGCTCACCTGGGCCGCATGGAGACGAGCTTCCCCCAGACCACCATCCGGTAGCGCGAGGTGAACTCGGGGGTGCAGGTGGTCAGGGTGATGTAGTAGCCGGGTGTGTCGTACCCGTAGGACGGCCGGTCGAGGGAGCGCGGGACCGACCGGAGAACCCCGGAGTCCATGGCGGACGTCTGCGGCAGGATCTGGTCGACGTCGTAGGTGTATGCCGCCGTCCGCGTCTCCACCTCGATGTCGTCCCCGCGCCGCAGCCGGGGCAGGTACCGGAACGGCTCACCGTGCGTGTTCCGGTGCCCGGCGAGCGCGAAGTTGCCCGCCTGACCCGGCTGTTGAGTCCCCCGATAGTGGCCGACATAGCCCTTGTTGAGGACGTCCGCCTTGCTCACGCCCTCGGCGACGGGGACGCGCAGTCCGAGCCGGGG
The genomic region above belongs to Streptomyces sp. CG1 and contains:
- a CDS encoding MFS transporter; translated protein: MTGLDSATTPAAAAARGAKTARDAPARPRATLALTSAATAVALMTYTAPMVTLPGTAAALHTPLSGQAWLLNGTPLGLAALLLVAGSLADDYGRRRIFLGGTLVLGLTTALGAFTTSTWQFTLARIAQGAASAAILASSLGLLVAAFPSPRGRLHATGVWGAFVSGGIAAGPLVAGALPSWRVAYGVLGAAAVVLAALGTRALTESRAPRGGRPDILGALTFGLALVALVAALTLGRDGWLRAPVGLLFAAAIALIAVFAAVEHRTRTPMIDLGLLRHARFLASSAGGLFTGLAVIGLFSFLPALLQQTLRLSPMDTAWLLLLWSGLSFAVALQVKHLAGRIAPRVQLAVGFTLHTIAVLTMLGAVGSGSWTRLLPGLIIGGVGSGLLNGALPLLAVESVPRERAAMGSGAQQTFRYIGSCAGVALTIALATSAHTLAQGANIALLVSAGLAAVGAVSVVVSREG
- a CDS encoding class E sortase; translation: MRVRSGVRVVRHGDRRRRARRRRVLRGGGEVLVTVGVLLMLLVVHQLWWTNREARRGAERKVEALEREWGNPGSGAGGGGGGGGGPSVVPSASPTAPAADSGTATSRAPQASYVPVSLPQRSQAYAVLDIPRLGLRVPVAEGVSKADVLNKGYVGHYRGTQQPGQAGNFALAGHRNTHGEPFRYLPRLRRGDDIEVETRTAAYTYDVDQILPQTSAMDSGVLRSVPRSLDRPSYGYDTPGYYITLTTCTPEFTSRYRMVVWGKLVSMRPR